Proteins from one Corynebacterium testudinoris genomic window:
- a CDS encoding Dyp-type peroxidase has translation MSGISRRGFLTGLGVTAGGAALVSCAAGDEEQAVMSQGHDTDAYLQDAIVAFDDVHQAGIDTPAQSTLNLIGFNLVDGVDRAGLTRLMRSWTQDSRSMCTGETPLGSLEPELMVAPANLTITCGLGEGAFSKAGLEAEKPEWLAPIKAFQRDKLEPAWGQTDLVIQICSDDPLMVSHATRHLVRTGIDYATVAWIQQGFLHANGSVEAGTTPRNLFGQVDGTVNPRSAEQFDEQVWIDDAPAGQQGSTCLVVRRINMNMDTWEMLDRGSREESVGRRLDNGAPLTGENEFDEPDYAAVDKYGLPIIDKDSHMARSKPADGHPEQRLLRRAYNYDLAPEPGSEQLSNSGLVFICFQRDPITQFTAIQERLDESDRLNEWITHIGSAVYWIPPGTSADGRERDRFWAESVLADS, from the coding sequence ATGTCGGGGATTTCCCGTCGAGGCTTCCTCACTGGGCTTGGAGTCACCGCGGGCGGCGCGGCACTAGTCAGCTGCGCCGCCGGTGACGAAGAACAAGCCGTGATGTCCCAAGGGCACGACACGGATGCGTATCTGCAGGACGCCATCGTTGCTTTCGATGATGTCCATCAGGCCGGAATTGACACGCCAGCCCAGTCCACCCTCAACCTCATTGGCTTCAATCTCGTCGATGGAGTGGATCGGGCCGGGCTCACCCGGCTCATGCGATCGTGGACTCAGGACTCGCGTTCGATGTGCACGGGGGAAACACCCCTCGGCAGCCTCGAGCCGGAGCTGATGGTCGCCCCGGCCAACCTCACCATCACCTGTGGCCTGGGTGAAGGCGCGTTCTCCAAGGCCGGCCTGGAGGCAGAAAAGCCCGAGTGGCTCGCGCCCATCAAGGCATTCCAGCGAGACAAGTTAGAGCCCGCGTGGGGCCAAACCGACCTCGTGATCCAGATCTGCTCCGATGATCCGCTCATGGTCTCCCACGCCACTCGGCACCTCGTGCGGACCGGCATTGACTACGCCACGGTCGCCTGGATACAGCAGGGTTTCCTGCATGCCAATGGCTCCGTCGAAGCGGGCACCACCCCGCGCAATCTCTTCGGTCAGGTCGACGGCACCGTCAATCCCCGCAGTGCAGAGCAATTCGATGAGCAGGTCTGGATCGATGATGCACCCGCCGGGCAGCAAGGATCAACGTGCCTGGTGGTGCGTCGCATCAACATGAACATGGATACCTGGGAAATGCTCGATCGCGGCTCCCGGGAGGAGTCCGTAGGACGACGACTGGACAACGGTGCCCCCCTGACCGGCGAAAACGAGTTTGATGAGCCGGACTACGCGGCCGTCGATAAGTATGGTTTGCCGATCATTGACAAAGACAGCCACATGGCTCGCTCGAAGCCCGCAGACGGCCACCCAGAGCAGCGACTTCTGCGGCGCGCCTACAACTACGACCTCGCTCCCGAGCCGGGCAGCGAGCAGCTGTCCAACTCGGGCCTAGTGTTCATCTGCTTCCAGCGCGACCCGATTACCCAGTTCACCGCCATCCAGGAACGACTGGATGAATCGGATCGACTCAACGAGTGGATCACTCACATTGGATCGGCCGTCTATTGGATTCCACCCGGGACCAGCGCCGACGGGCGAGAGCGGGATCGTTTTTGGGCAGAAAGTGTGCTCGCGGACTCTTAA
- a CDS encoding copper chaperone PCu(A)C, with product MFTRGRIAISAIAIAGLALAGCSPSGESASESKVNTATSAAAPSTGAHDNAEDTLTFTDGVVRAKGTDKDMTGIFGVFHNFSDSEVTVVGFKAGFDDATYEIHEVVDGVMQQKEGGITIPAGGTHELKPGGDHMMILDHKEEIPAGDEIDLVIELGDGSTVEVDNVPVRTMNSGDENYGEDGDLVGHSPAHDSH from the coding sequence ATGTTCACTCGCGGTCGAATCGCAATTTCTGCCATCGCCATCGCTGGGCTCGCACTAGCTGGCTGCAGCCCCTCGGGGGAGAGCGCCTCCGAGTCGAAGGTTAACACCGCAACCTCTGCGGCCGCCCCCTCAACCGGCGCCCACGACAACGCCGAAGACACCCTCACCTTTACCGACGGCGTGGTCCGGGCCAAGGGCACAGACAAAGACATGACCGGCATTTTCGGCGTCTTCCACAACTTCAGTGACTCCGAGGTCACCGTCGTCGGCTTCAAGGCTGGATTTGACGATGCCACATACGAAATCCACGAGGTGGTCGATGGGGTGATGCAGCAGAAGGAAGGCGGCATCACCATCCCGGCTGGCGGTACGCATGAGCTCAAGCCGGGTGGCGACCACATGATGATCCTCGACCACAAGGAAGAGATTCCCGCGGGCGATGAGATCGACCTGGTCATCGAACTGGGCGACGGCAGCACCGTCGAGGTAGACAACGTCCCCGTGCGCACCATGAACTCGGGCGATGAAAACTACGGCGAAGACGGCGACTTGGTCGGGCATTCTCCCGCCCACGATTCTCACTAA
- a CDS encoding copper resistance CopC family protein, whose amino-acid sequence MKLSRISVAPSAVAVATAGLLLVGAPAAFAHDSVIGGDPANEAVLEEFPDKVTLEFSGNIKDDFNTFAISDVDSGDILFTGEPTTDGRFASLELPTDLNPGAGDYRIGFQITSSDGHSTRGMTTFSVVEGEAETTAPADVDSEQPADTATEQGMGTWLIAGLGIVALLGVIAMVIFRGRNNT is encoded by the coding sequence GTGAAGTTGTCCCGAATCTCTGTGGCACCCAGCGCCGTTGCCGTAGCAACAGCCGGACTCTTGCTCGTCGGTGCTCCGGCCGCATTCGCCCACGACTCGGTCATCGGCGGCGACCCCGCCAATGAGGCCGTGTTGGAGGAATTCCCCGACAAAGTGACCCTGGAATTCTCCGGCAACATCAAAGATGACTTCAACACCTTTGCCATCTCCGACGTAGATTCTGGCGACATCCTCTTCACCGGGGAACCGACCACGGATGGACGTTTCGCCTCCCTCGAGCTGCCCACCGACCTCAACCCCGGCGCCGGTGACTACCGCATCGGGTTCCAGATCACCTCCTCCGACGGACATTCCACTCGTGGAATGACGACCTTCAGCGTGGTTGAGGGAGAAGCGGAGACGACGGCTCCGGCGGACGTCGATAGTGAGCAGCCGGCGGATACCGCAACGGAGCAGGGCATGGGCACGTGGCTGATCGCTGGCTTGGGAATTGTCGCTTTGCTGGGAGTCATCGCCATGGTGATTTTCCGGGGCCGAAACAACACATAG
- a CDS encoding potassium channel family protein: MLKQFRQSSQESGPVFILGLGRFGRALGAELIAGGVEVLGVDADSKIVQEVCATFDHVVTADTTNPEVLRQLGIEESSRVVIAIGRKIENSLLTASAVVDMNVASVWAKADNDAHAKILRQIGVHHVIRPEADSGRRVAHLMGGRLQDYLEFDRDFAVAKIAPPVSVLDRTVEDIHTRTKGKIQILALRDPDGCFHRAENGDVVRPGSLIIVAGRVSTIEDFAGQS; this comes from the coding sequence TTGCTTAAACAATTTCGCCAGTCATCTCAGGAGAGCGGGCCGGTCTTCATCCTGGGTCTCGGCCGCTTCGGACGTGCCCTCGGGGCGGAGCTCATCGCCGGGGGCGTGGAAGTCCTGGGCGTCGATGCTGACTCGAAAATCGTTCAGGAGGTGTGCGCAACCTTTGACCATGTCGTCACCGCTGACACGACCAACCCCGAGGTCCTGCGACAGCTGGGGATTGAAGAGTCGAGCCGGGTGGTCATCGCCATCGGCCGGAAGATAGAGAATTCCCTCCTGACTGCCTCCGCGGTGGTGGACATGAACGTCGCGTCGGTGTGGGCGAAGGCCGACAACGACGCGCATGCGAAAATCCTGCGGCAGATCGGTGTCCATCACGTCATCAGGCCCGAGGCCGATTCGGGCCGCCGAGTCGCTCACCTCATGGGCGGACGCCTGCAGGACTACCTGGAATTCGATCGGGATTTCGCCGTAGCAAAGATAGCCCCGCCCGTGTCAGTACTGGACCGGACGGTCGAAGACATCCACACCCGCACGAAGGGGAAGATCCAGATCCTGGCACTGCGGGACCCGGATGGGTGCTTCCACCGGGCGGAAAACGGCGATGTAGTTCGACCTGGCAGCTTGATCATCGTGGCCGGCCGGGTGAGCACGATCGAGGATTTCGCCGGCCAGAGCTGA
- a CDS encoding TrkH family potassium uptake protein, which yields MSFRWRVRPTTGVAMGFLGVIVVGTVVLMLPWASRSTPTSFLDALFTATSATCLTGLITVDTAQHWSAAGQVTIMVLIQLGGLGFMTLASLLGLFLAGRLGLQQRLGASAEGRGVDLGEVSWVIRATIIFTLVVEVVVTVVLALRFHVGYGYSWGRSLWEGLFHAISSFNNAGFALYTDNVMGFVADAWVLLPLAFSLMVGGLGFPVLLEAYRRTRGILLGFHPRRWSLTARFTFVGTLFLTVSGTLLFAVAEWRGAFAHLGSPGAKILNAFFASVSPRTAGFNAVDYADFHPSTLLGTDFLMFIGGGSGGTAGGVKITTAAVLLAAIIAEVKGRDAVSVHGRSIEGRIIRQALAVLTAAVGMVGLSTMAILFLAPQFTTDQILFDVVSAFATVGLSTGITPYLPAPAQLILIVLMYAGRVGPLVLASALAGRSRPRQFEYPAERPFIA from the coding sequence ATGTCGTTTCGCTGGCGCGTTCGCCCTACAACCGGGGTTGCCATGGGCTTCCTCGGCGTCATCGTGGTGGGCACTGTCGTATTGATGTTGCCGTGGGCGTCGAGAAGCACTCCGACATCGTTCCTTGATGCTCTTTTTACCGCGACCTCTGCGACGTGTTTGACGGGCCTGATCACGGTGGATACAGCTCAGCATTGGTCGGCGGCCGGGCAGGTCACGATCATGGTTCTCATTCAGCTGGGTGGCCTGGGGTTCATGACTTTAGCTTCGCTGTTGGGGCTGTTTCTGGCCGGGCGTCTTGGTTTGCAACAGCGGTTGGGGGCGAGCGCGGAAGGGCGAGGAGTCGACCTCGGGGAAGTGTCCTGGGTTATTAGGGCAACGATTATCTTCACGCTGGTCGTGGAAGTGGTGGTCACCGTTGTGTTGGCCCTCCGCTTTCACGTGGGTTATGGGTACTCCTGGGGGAGGTCGTTGTGGGAGGGGTTGTTTCACGCGATTTCGAGCTTCAACAATGCTGGGTTTGCCCTGTATACCGACAACGTCATGGGGTTTGTTGCCGATGCGTGGGTGCTGCTGCCACTGGCGTTTTCCCTCATGGTGGGCGGGTTGGGCTTTCCTGTGTTGCTGGAAGCTTATCGACGCACGCGTGGCATTCTGTTGGGCTTCCACCCGCGACGGTGGAGTCTGACGGCGAGATTCACGTTCGTCGGCACGCTGTTTCTCACGGTTAGCGGAACGTTGCTGTTTGCTGTCGCCGAATGGCGCGGAGCCTTTGCCCACTTGGGCTCCCCTGGGGCCAAGATCCTCAACGCCTTCTTTGCCAGCGTGAGTCCACGCACCGCCGGATTCAACGCGGTGGACTACGCCGATTTTCACCCGTCGACGCTGTTGGGTACCGATTTTCTCATGTTCATCGGCGGTGGCTCGGGCGGTACGGCGGGTGGCGTGAAGATCACCACGGCGGCCGTACTCCTCGCCGCCATCATCGCCGAAGTGAAGGGGCGCGACGCGGTCTCGGTGCACGGTCGCTCGATTGAGGGAAGGATCATTCGTCAAGCGTTGGCTGTGTTGACCGCCGCCGTGGGAATGGTGGGGCTATCCACCATGGCGATCCTCTTCCTCGCCCCGCAGTTCACCACTGACCAGATCTTGTTCGATGTAGTGAGCGCCTTTGCCACGGTGGGCCTATCCACGGGCATCACACCGTATCTACCGGCCCCGGCGCAGCTCATCCTCATCGTGCTCATGTACGCGGGCCGGGTGGGACCTCTCGTCCTCGCGTCGGCGCTCGCGGGCCGCTCACGTCCGCGACAGTTTGAATACCCAGCAGAAAGGCCGTTCATTGCTTAA
- a CDS encoding dihydrofolate reductase family protein has protein sequence MTRPYPTDLDLTELIGPVQPPGVAELRAVTVTTPGGSISVDGTSGALGNETDTKLLLGLRDWADVILVGARTVIAENYHASATPIAIITRSLSLDPEHQVMAGAPLLLAPAEALDDPRLAGRREALVAAGARIVATGEGTPAEILGALHAEGLVRVTCEGGPGIYAMMFGADLVDVWHLTVAPVANAPVDKQLFHVRPDGDGFHRRMNLDYHAATKDSTLFLRYRRSVEP, from the coding sequence ATGACGCGCCCCTACCCCACCGACCTTGACCTCACCGAGCTCATCGGCCCGGTTCAGCCGCCCGGCGTGGCCGAGCTCCGAGCAGTCACCGTGACCACGCCGGGTGGCAGCATTTCGGTCGACGGCACGTCCGGCGCCCTGGGCAATGAAACCGACACGAAGCTCCTGCTGGGCCTGCGCGACTGGGCTGACGTCATCCTCGTCGGCGCCCGCACCGTCATCGCCGAAAATTATCACGCCTCGGCGACACCCATCGCCATCATCACCCGCAGCCTCAGCCTCGACCCGGAGCACCAGGTCATGGCTGGTGCTCCCCTACTGCTGGCGCCCGCTGAAGCCCTCGACGACCCGCGGTTAGCGGGGCGTCGAGAAGCTCTTGTGGCAGCTGGTGCCCGCATCGTAGCAACGGGGGAAGGCACCCCGGCGGAAATCCTCGGCGCCTTGCACGCCGAAGGTCTTGTCCGAGTCACCTGCGAAGGTGGGCCAGGGATCTACGCCATGATGTTCGGTGCCGACCTGGTTGACGTGTGGCACCTGACGGTGGCACCGGTGGCCAACGCGCCCGTCGATAAGCAGCTTTTCCATGTCCGTCCGGACGGGGACGGCTTCCACCGGCGGATGAACCTCGACTACCACGCCGCGACCAAGGACAGCACGCTCTTCCTCCGCTATCGCAGGAGTGTTGAACCCTAA
- a CDS encoding glycosyltransferase family 87 protein — protein sequence MTSPTARLKRLWVASSPLTDSVDEAQPRRTRWDFIGNSIAWPLAVMLVLHRVFILAVNGSVTDDFTTVYSAIRRSIDGVPVYNEIYHHVDPHYLYNPGATLLLTPLGWSTDFDSARLGFIIVNALAIVAAMALLTRLFGFSLRSLVWPTSIALAFLTESVRNTLIFSNINGILLLALVAFLWLLLHGHSWWAGIVIGLAILVKPQFAPLLFLPAVKLDWKTVVGGITVPVAFNIVAWPLVPGASDYLTRLVPYLGDVRDYANSSLAGFAVYFGMPPALESILWLIFAAIVGIGVIVLLRWRYTDPLLWATTTSGLLLTGVFFLSSLGQMYYSMTLFPLMFTLLLRTSVFHTWPAWLAAYLFLTPDGWITNEAPDLTRWLEYFRGTAGWAMLLIIITTCALSWWRAEYDDAGRRWSKGKGTEPALSPRSHR from the coding sequence GTGACTTCGCCAACAGCCAGACTCAAACGCCTGTGGGTGGCATCTTCCCCGCTGACCGACAGCGTGGACGAGGCGCAACCCCGCCGCACGCGGTGGGACTTCATCGGCAACTCCATCGCCTGGCCCCTAGCCGTGATGCTCGTCCTGCACCGAGTGTTCATCCTGGCCGTCAACGGATCCGTGACAGACGACTTCACCACCGTCTACTCCGCAATCCGCCGCTCCATCGACGGCGTGCCGGTCTACAACGAGATCTACCACCACGTCGACCCGCACTACCTCTACAACCCGGGCGCGACCCTCCTGCTCACCCCGCTGGGCTGGTCCACCGACTTCGATAGCGCACGGCTGGGATTCATCATCGTCAACGCCCTGGCCATCGTGGCGGCCATGGCGCTACTGACCAGGCTGTTCGGCTTTTCGCTCCGGTCACTGGTGTGGCCCACTTCAATCGCGCTGGCTTTCCTCACCGAATCCGTCCGCAACACCCTCATCTTCTCCAACATCAACGGCATTCTCCTGCTGGCTTTGGTGGCCTTCCTGTGGCTACTGCTGCACGGGCACAGCTGGTGGGCCGGAATCGTCATTGGCCTGGCCATCCTGGTCAAACCCCAATTCGCGCCGCTCCTGTTCCTCCCAGCCGTCAAGCTGGATTGGAAAACGGTCGTCGGTGGCATCACCGTCCCCGTCGCCTTCAATATCGTCGCGTGGCCACTCGTGCCCGGAGCCTCCGACTACCTAACGAGACTCGTTCCCTACCTCGGCGACGTCCGCGACTACGCCAACTCCTCACTCGCCGGCTTCGCCGTCTACTTCGGCATGCCCCCCGCACTCGAGTCAATCCTATGGCTCATCTTCGCGGCAATCGTCGGCATCGGCGTCATCGTGCTCCTCCGCTGGCGCTACACCGACCCCCTCCTCTGGGCCACCACCACCTCCGGCCTATTACTCACCGGCGTCTTCTTCCTCTCCTCCCTGGGACAGATGTACTACTCCATGACCCTGTTCCCCCTCATGTTCACCCTATTGCTGCGCACCAGCGTCTTCCACACCTGGCCCGCCTGGCTCGCCGCCTACCTCTTCCTTACCCCCGACGGATGGATCACCAACGAAGCCCCCGACCTCACCCGCTGGCTCGAATACTTCCGCGGCACCGCCGGCTGGGCCATGCTACTGATCATCATCACCACCTGCGCACTTTCTTGGTGGCGCGCGGAATACGATGATGCCGGACGGCGTTGGAGCAAAGGCAAGGGCACCGAGCCCGCATTGAGCCCGCGCAGCCATCGGTAA
- the msrB gene encoding peptide-methionine (R)-S-oxide reductase MsrB, whose product MTDFKLISDNEWRQRLTPEEFHVLREAGTEPPGVGEYTHTTAEGIYTCRACGAELFRSTEKFDSHCGWPSFFSPLAEGRIIERTDTSLGMTRTEVLCANCESHLGHVFEGEGYNTPTDLRYCINSISLQLEEAE is encoded by the coding sequence ATGACTGACTTCAAGCTCATCAGCGACAACGAATGGCGCCAACGCCTCACCCCCGAAGAGTTCCACGTCCTCCGCGAAGCCGGCACCGAGCCGCCCGGCGTCGGCGAATACACCCACACCACCGCCGAGGGCATCTACACCTGTCGCGCCTGCGGCGCCGAACTCTTCCGCTCCACCGAGAAGTTCGACTCCCACTGCGGGTGGCCATCCTTCTTCTCCCCGCTCGCCGAAGGTCGCATCATCGAGCGCACCGACACCTCCCTGGGCATGACCCGCACCGAGGTTCTCTGCGCCAACTGCGAATCGCACCTGGGGCACGTTTTTGAGGGCGAGGGGTACAACACGCCCACCGATCTTCGCTACTGCATCAACTCCATCAGCTTGCAGCTGGAGGAAGCTGAGTAA
- the hemQ gene encoding hydrogen peroxide-dependent heme synthase yields MQRYTQWVTFRAIPGALGSERDNIIAEVRTYLTNLEAEGNVVVRGIYDISGIRAEADIMIWWHAEEFEQLQEALNRLRRTTVFGQAVELFWIGNGLHRPAEFNRSHLPSFIMGEEAERWITVYPFVRSYDWYLLDPKERRRILSEHGQSARDFPDVRANTVPAFALGDYEWLLAFEGPRLDRIVDLMHKMRYTDARLHVREEIPFFSGRRVDDVAEVIEMLP; encoded by the coding sequence ATGCAGCGCTACACCCAATGGGTCACCTTCCGCGCCATCCCCGGCGCCCTCGGCTCCGAGCGCGACAACATCATCGCCGAAGTCCGCACCTACCTCACCAACCTCGAAGCAGAAGGCAACGTCGTCGTCCGCGGCATCTACGACATCTCCGGCATCCGCGCCGAAGCCGACATCATGATCTGGTGGCACGCCGAAGAATTCGAACAGCTCCAAGAAGCACTCAACCGACTCCGCCGCACCACCGTCTTCGGCCAGGCCGTCGAACTCTTCTGGATCGGCAACGGCCTCCACCGCCCCGCCGAATTCAACCGCTCCCACCTGCCCTCCTTCATCATGGGCGAAGAAGCCGAACGCTGGATCACCGTCTACCCCTTCGTCCGCTCCTACGACTGGTACCTCCTCGACCCCAAGGAACGCCGCCGCATCCTCTCCGAGCACGGCCAAAGCGCCCGCGACTTCCCGGATGTCCGCGCCAACACCGTCCCCGCCTTCGCCCTCGGCGACTACGAATGGCTCCTCGCCTTCGAAGGCCCCCGCCTTGACCGCATCGTCGACCTCATGCACAAGATGCGCTACACCGATGCCCGCCTCCACGTCCGCGAAGAGATTCCCTTCTTCTCCGGCCGCCGCGTGGACGATGTCGCTGAAGTTATTGAGATGCTGCCCTAA
- a CDS encoding DUF3000 domain-containing protein codes for MTKDANEMTETISGNTTPPAFSEAVESMHRATLRPEITLGTIRPPQRLAPFSHAIGLEVEQDDEAIATDSEGDAFGRLILLHDPGAEEAWTGSMRLVAYIQADMDHEVAADPLLPDVAWEWLTEGLAQAGADHTNLGGTVTATASVRFGEIGGPPRSHQLEMRASWTAEGIDLAPHVAAFSRVLANVAGLPPEGVTQLGR; via the coding sequence ATGACTAAGGACGCCAACGAGATGACCGAGACGATTTCCGGCAATACGACTCCTCCGGCGTTTTCGGAGGCTGTTGAGTCGATGCATCGCGCGACCCTGCGGCCGGAGATTACGTTGGGGACGATTCGTCCGCCGCAGCGTTTGGCGCCGTTTAGCCATGCGATTGGGCTGGAGGTGGAGCAGGATGATGAGGCTATTGCGACTGATTCGGAGGGCGATGCCTTTGGTCGGTTGATTCTGCTGCATGATCCGGGTGCGGAGGAGGCGTGGACGGGGTCGATGCGTCTGGTTGCCTATATTCAGGCTGATATGGATCATGAGGTGGCGGCGGATCCGTTGCTGCCGGATGTGGCGTGGGAGTGGCTGACGGAGGGTTTGGCGCAGGCTGGGGCGGACCACACGAATTTGGGTGGGACGGTGACGGCGACGGCGTCGGTACGCTTTGGGGAGATTGGTGGCCCGCCGCGGTCTCATCAATTGGAGATGCGCGCGTCGTGGACGGCGGAGGGTATTGATTTGGCTCCGCACGTGGCGGCGTTTTCGCGCGTGTTGGCTAATGTGGCCGGTTTGCCGCCGGAGGGCGTCACCCAGCTTGGGCGTTAG
- a CDS encoding HRDC domain-containing protein, producing MASELSAPREGIPAVLDTVEDFESAAARLLAGTGPIAIDTERASGFRFDDRAFLIQVRRRGVGTLLFAPEGLRDEFTAALAPVLNGQEWVIHAAPSDLPSLAWLGLYPGTLFDTELAGRLAGFDHVNLAAMISEVFDQQLAKGHGAEDWSKVPLPENWLSYAALDVELLLELAEAMAEILDQQGKLEWAEEEFAYIRAEHADIVEPATLTWRDTKGVSTLTRPEQLAVARELWLARQSIAVDNDRAVSKVLPNKVLVEIARVLPDSVAELARVKGFPRKRQSSTGFWFQIIHRARTSQPSTWPKRERSSRGAPHHSTWANYHPEAWEALTHFRAGIEEISLDLGIPVENLLQPSMAREAIWAATETREIGTENDLVGWLHDHGAREWQVELVAPLLVDALVR from the coding sequence ATGGCGTCTGAATTGTCTGCCCCGCGTGAGGGGATTCCGGCGGTGCTGGACACGGTGGAAGATTTCGAGTCTGCTGCAGCAAGGCTGTTGGCGGGCACGGGTCCCATTGCCATTGATACGGAACGCGCCTCCGGCTTTCGTTTCGACGACCGCGCTTTCCTCATCCAGGTGCGTAGGCGCGGCGTCGGCACGCTGTTGTTTGCCCCGGAGGGCCTCCGGGATGAGTTCACCGCGGCACTCGCACCCGTGCTTAACGGGCAGGAGTGGGTGATTCATGCTGCTCCGTCGGATCTCCCGAGTCTCGCGTGGCTTGGCCTGTACCCGGGGACGCTGTTTGATACGGAGCTTGCGGGACGTCTCGCTGGCTTTGATCATGTCAATCTCGCGGCCATGATTTCGGAGGTGTTTGACCAGCAGCTGGCCAAGGGGCACGGGGCTGAGGATTGGTCGAAGGTGCCGCTGCCGGAGAATTGGTTGTCCTATGCCGCGCTGGATGTGGAGTTGCTTCTGGAGCTGGCGGAGGCGATGGCGGAGATTCTGGATCAGCAGGGCAAGTTGGAGTGGGCTGAGGAGGAGTTCGCCTACATTCGTGCTGAGCATGCCGACATTGTCGAGCCCGCGACGCTCACCTGGCGTGACACGAAGGGCGTGTCCACGTTGACCCGCCCGGAGCAGTTGGCGGTGGCGCGGGAGCTGTGGCTGGCACGACAGTCCATCGCGGTGGACAATGATCGCGCGGTGTCGAAGGTGCTGCCGAACAAGGTGCTCGTGGAGATCGCCCGCGTGTTGCCGGACTCCGTCGCGGAGTTGGCCCGGGTGAAGGGGTTCCCGCGGAAGCGCCAGTCTTCCACCGGGTTCTGGTTTCAGATTATCCACCGTGCGCGGACGTCGCAGCCGAGCACGTGGCCGAAGCGGGAGCGTTCTTCCCGCGGCGCGCCCCATCACAGCACGTGGGCGAACTATCACCCGGAGGCGTGGGAGGCGTTGACTCACTTCCGCGCGGGCATCGAGGAGATTTCTCTCGACCTTGGTATCCCGGTGGAGAATCTTCTGCAGCCGTCCATGGCCCGCGAGGCTATTTGGGCCGCCACCGAGACTCGGGAGATCGGCACCGAGAATGATCTCGTGGGGTGGCTCCACGATCACGGCGCCCGCGAATGGCAGGTGGAGCTGGTCGCTCCCCTGCTGGTAGACGCTTTAGTCCGTTAG